GGCAAAGGCTCGCTTGTTGCTTCCGTGATCACCAACAACAGTGATGTTGCGCGGGAAATTACGCTGGGGAGTGCGACGTTTCATGGCCGTCTTTATTTCAACAATCGCACTTCAATGGCGGAAGCCACAGGCCACGGCGCACCTTTGCCTCATATGGTTCATGGCGGTCCCGGCCGCGCTGGTGGTGGCGAGGAATTGGGCGGCATCAGAGGCGTCATGCATTATATGCAGCGCACCGCGGTTCAGGGCAGTCCTGACATACTGAGCGCGATCAGCGACCAATGGGTGCCGGGCGCGTCCGAGATCACGCACAAAGACCATCCCTTTACCCGTACTTTCAATGAGGTCGGGCTGGGAGAAACCTTCAACTCTCCCTCCCGCGAAATCACGCTGGAGGATATCGAAACATTTGCGCATTTCACCGGCGACACGTTTTACGCGCACATGGATGACGAAGCCGCCAAGGCCAATCCGTTCTTTCCCGGTCGTGTCGCGCATGGTTACTTGCTGCTGAGCTTTGCGGCGGGGCTTTTTGTGCAACCTGATCCCGGTCCGGTTCTTGCCAATACCGGCCTTGATAACCTGCGCTTTATGGCACCCGTTGCCGCAGGAGATAGCATCCGCGTGCGCCTGACCGTCAAACATAAGACGCCGCGCAACGATGAATATGGCGAAGTGCGTTGGCACGTGACGCTTTACAATCAGGACGATGCCGTGGCCGCAGAATACGAACTGCTGACGATGAATGCATACGGATAATTTTTTCACCCTGACCGAAGATTTGCGCGGTCTTGGCGGGCGGCGCGTCTGGTCTCTTATGATCAGCCTGTTCGGTGATCTAGTGCAGGACGAAGGCCAGACCATCAGCGGCCCTACCCTATCTGCGATCATGGCCGCATTGCACGTCAAGCCGGAGGCGGCCCGCGTCGCCCTTCATAGATTGCGCAATGACGGCTGGATCGATTCCGACAAATTGGGACGCATCAGCCGGCATAGCCTCACCGCAAAAGGGCGCGCAGAATCTGCTGCCGCCAGCCCCCGCATCTATGCGACGCCGCAACTGTCTGATGGTGCTTGGCAGGTCATTGTGACCCAAGGGCCGGATGACACGATGGACGGTCTCGGTTTTGTCCAGATCATTCCGCGCGTCTATGTCGGAGGCGTTGATCTGGTCGCACCAACCGATGCGCTTACGTTGCCTGCCAGTACTGTTCCTGACTGGCTCCGCCAACAGCTCGCCCCGCGCACGCAGCATGCCGGATATCGCAGCTTGCGAGATACCCTATGCAGAATCGGGGACACGTTGCCTGACGTTGCACAACTTACGCCCGTCCAGATTTCCGTTCTGCGGTGTCTTATCGTTCACAACTGGCGGCGGCTTGTGCTCAAGCATCCTCAATTGCCCTCCCCGCTTGTCGACCCTGACGGACCTGCGCACCAATGCCATATTGTCGTCGCCGGTCTGCTTGAGCGGTATCCCCGCCCCGATGTGTCAACGATTGAGCAGTACTGCGCCGCAGCATAACAGCCGCTTTCCCAACCGCGCATTGCACGGTATAGCAAGCGCATGACAAATTATCTCTATCAGAACGATCTGCCTAATGACCTTGATCTGGGTCCGATGGTTGCCATTGATTGCGAAACGATGGGTCTGCATCCCCACCGTGACCGTTTGTGTGTGGTGCAGCTTTCCGGCGGAGACGGGAACGCACATCTTGTTCAGATCGCAAAAGGCCAGACGGAAGCGCCCAATCTGTGCCGGCTTCTTGAAGACCCGCAAGTGCTCAAGCTTTTTCACTTTGGCCGCTTTGACATCGCAGCGATGCTGAATGCGTTTGGAGCGACGACTGCGCCGGTCTATTGCACGAAAATCGCAAGCCGACTGATCCGTACCTACACTGACCGGCACGGATTGGCGAAACTGTTACAAGAATTGCTGTCGATCGACATTTCCAAGCAGCAACAATCGAGCGATTGGGGCGCTGAAACCCTGACGCAAGCGCAGATCGACTATGCCGCGTCCGATGTTTTGTACCTCCATCAATTGCGTGACAAGCTGAACGAAATGCTGGAGCGCGAAGGCCGGATGGAGATTGCGCAAGCCTGCTGGGATTTCCTGCCAATGCGCGCCAGGCTTGACCTTGAAGGTTGGCCCGATACGGACATCTTTGCCCATTCATGAAGACACCGTATCTTGATACCGCCGCAAGGGTCATTCGCACCGAAGCGGCCGCGTTGAACACCTTGGCCGATGCACTGGACGGGCGGTTTCGTACGGCCATTGACCTGATGCGTGATACCAAGGGACGTGTGATTGTCACCGGCATAGGCAAGTCAGGTCACATCGCGAACAAGATTGCCGCGACCCTTGCGAGCACAGGCACGCCTGCACAGTTTGTGCACCCCGCTGAAGCAAGCCATGGCGATCTGGGTATGATCACTGCGGCCGATGTCGTCCTCGCCATCTCGAATTCCGGCGAAGCGCCGGAGTTGGGCAATCTGATCGCCTATTCGCGCCGCTACGAAATACCGCTGATCGGGATAACCAGCGTCGAAGATAGCACGCTGGGACGCCAATCCGATGTCATCCTGCTTCTGCCCCGCGTGGCAGAAGCTTGCGGAACGGGTATTGTGCCAACAACCTCGACAACGATGACGCTGGCGATGGGCGATGCGCTTGCCGTTGCGTTGATGGAAAACCGTGATTTCACTGCAGAGCATTTCCGCAACTTCCATCCCGGTGGCAAACTGGGTGCGCAGCTTAGTCTGGTCCGCGATTTGATGCACACCGGTGACAAATTCCCAAGTGTATCAGAAGCCGCCGATATGCCTGCGACGCTGACAGAAATTGGCAGTAAGGGTTTTGGCGTTACGGCTGTGCTGAACGATCAGGGAACGCTTGCTGGCATCATCACCACCGGTGATCTGGGTCGACACATGGAAAGGCTCATGTCGTTGAAAGCGGGTGACATCATGACACGCAACCCTGTCACGATTGCACCCGATGCGCTTGCCGAAAAAGCGGTGGGCCTGATGAATACACGCAAGATCAATTGCCTGCTGGTCGCCGACCCTGACGCGCCAACCGTCCCGCTTGGCGTTTTGCACATCCATGATTGTCTGCGTGTCGGGTTAGGTTAAGGCGTATGCAAGCCGACCGCTATTCCCGCTTTGTCGGTTGGCTCAAGGTGCTGCTACCGCTTTTGGCGCTGGGTCTGCTTTCAACCCTTTTTCTGCTCTCGCGTGCAATTGATACAGAAACCGTAATCCCTTTCGCTGACAAGGAAATTCAGGACCGTCTGCGCGATCAGCAGGTAACGGGGCCTGTGTACCAGTCCGTGACGGCCAACGGGGATCAGATATCTTTTGCGGCGCAGAAACTGACGACACCCCAAGGTCAGACCGATGGCAACGAAGCGGAAGAGATTGAAATTAACATGGAACTGGCTTCTGGCTCGACCTTGATGGTTACTGCGGATCGTGGTGTTCTTGATATCTCTCAGGACACTGCCGATCTATCGGGTGACGTGGTGATAACCACCTCGACAGGCTACCGGATTGAAAGCCAGAAATTGACCACGTTGATGTCTACGACACAAGTGACGTCGCCCGGTCCCGTTCATGCCGACGGTCCGATCGGCACGCTGGACGCAGGCGCTATGACGCTCAATCCTGCGATTGACGATGAACCTGCCCATTTGGTTTTCACAAATCAGGTGAAGCTGATATATATGCCCAAACAGGATGAAGAGTGATCCAAGTGAAACATCTGCGACTCGTACTGCTGCCCTTGTTCCTGGGTGTTTTTACGCTGCCCGTTCTGGCGCAAGGGACGAACGTGGCCTTTGGTGCTCTGCGTCAGGATACCGGCCTTCCCGTTGAAGTGACGTCGGACAACCTGTCCGTTGATCAGGAAACAGGGACCGCCGTTTTCACCGGTAATGTGTTGATCGGGCAAGGCGAGATGCGTCTGTCTGCGCCGCGTGTACTGGTCGTCTATCTTGAGGCCCAAAAGGGGATAGAGCGGATGGAGGCCACAGGCGGCGTGACGCTGGTTTCCGGCCCGGACGCTGCAGAATCGGAGCGCGCTGACTACTCCATTACCGAAGGCACGATTGTGATGACAGGCAACGTTCTTTTGGATCAGGGGTTGAACGCACTAAGCGCGGATAAGATGACGGTTCAGCTGTCGGATGGCACGGCGC
The Sulfitobacter noctilucicola genome window above contains:
- a CDS encoding PaaX family transcriptional regulator C-terminal domain-containing protein — its product is MHTDNFFTLTEDLRGLGGRRVWSLMISLFGDLVQDEGQTISGPTLSAIMAALHVKPEAARVALHRLRNDGWIDSDKLGRISRHSLTAKGRAESAAASPRIYATPQLSDGAWQVIVTQGPDDTMDGLGFVQIIPRVYVGGVDLVAPTDALTLPASTVPDWLRQQLAPRTQHAGYRSLRDTLCRIGDTLPDVAQLTPVQISVLRCLIVHNWRRLVLKHPQLPSPLVDPDGPAHQCHIVVAGLLERYPRPDVSTIEQYCAAA
- a CDS encoding ribonuclease D; amino-acid sequence: MTNYLYQNDLPNDLDLGPMVAIDCETMGLHPHRDRLCVVQLSGGDGNAHLVQIAKGQTEAPNLCRLLEDPQVLKLFHFGRFDIAAMLNAFGATTAPVYCTKIASRLIRTYTDRHGLAKLLQELLSIDISKQQQSSDWGAETLTQAQIDYAASDVLYLHQLRDKLNEMLEREGRMEIAQACWDFLPMRARLDLEGWPDTDIFAHS
- a CDS encoding KpsF/GutQ family sugar-phosphate isomerase, producing the protein MKTPYLDTAARVIRTEAAALNTLADALDGRFRTAIDLMRDTKGRVIVTGIGKSGHIANKIAATLASTGTPAQFVHPAEASHGDLGMITAADVVLAISNSGEAPELGNLIAYSRRYEIPLIGITSVEDSTLGRQSDVILLLPRVAEACGTGIVPTTSTTMTLAMGDALAVALMENRDFTAEHFRNFHPGGKLGAQLSLVRDLMHTGDKFPSVSEAADMPATLTEIGSKGFGVTAVLNDQGTLAGIITTGDLGRHMERLMSLKAGDIMTRNPVTIAPDALAEKAVGLMNTRKINCLLVADPDAPTVPLGVLHIHDCLRVGLG
- the lptC gene encoding LPS export ABC transporter periplasmic protein LptC, which codes for MQADRYSRFVGWLKVLLPLLALGLLSTLFLLSRAIDTETVIPFADKEIQDRLRDQQVTGPVYQSVTANGDQISFAAQKLTTPQGQTDGNEAEEIEINMELASGSTLMVTADRGVLDISQDTADLSGDVVITTSTGYRIESQKLTTLMSTTQVTSPGPVHADGPIGTLDAGAMTLNPAIDDEPAHLVFTNQVKLIYMPKQDEE
- the lptA gene encoding lipopolysaccharide transport periplasmic protein LptA gives rise to the protein MKHLRLVLLPLFLGVFTLPVLAQGTNVAFGALRQDTGLPVEVTSDNLSVDQETGTAVFTGNVLIGQGEMRLSAPRVLVVYLEAQKGIERMEATGGVTLVSGPDAAESERADYSITEGTIVMTGNVLLDQGLNALSADKMTVQLSDGTAQMSGRVKTIIQTGGDN